A section of the Sceloporus undulatus isolate JIND9_A2432 ecotype Alabama chromosome 3, SceUnd_v1.1, whole genome shotgun sequence genome encodes:
- the LOC121926913 gene encoding regucalcin-like, whose translation MSSVKVECIIQENCKIGESPLWEEKENSLLFVDISGEKVYRWNSLTKDLQSISTDAPVSSIALRKSGDYIITLGTQFAALNWKKKSVTTITHIDKDKPNNRFNDGKVDPAGRLFAGTMAEEIRPAVLERHQGSLYTLFPDHSVVKHFDKVDISNGLDWSLDHRTFFYIDSLSFSVDAFDYDLQTGKLSNRRNMYKMEKEDSIPDGMCIDTEGKLWVACYDGGRVIRIDPETGKRIQTVKLPVDKTTSCSFGGNDYSELYVTSACGGMDEASLSRQPQAGSIFKITGLGVKGIPPYAYAG comes from the exons ATGTCATCTGTAAAGGTTGAGTGCATTATACAAGAGAACTGCAAGATTGGAGAGTCACCTCtatgggaggaaaaagagaattcACTTCTTTTTGTGGATATAAGTGGGGAAAAAGTATATCGATGGAATTCCCTTACAAAGGACCTACAAAGTATTTCAACAG ACGCTCCAGTAAGCTCAATAGCTCTCAGGAAATCTGGTGATTACATTATTACCCTTGGAACCCAGTTTGCTGCtttaaactggaaaaagaagTCTGTAACCACTATTACTCATATTGACAAGGATAAACCCAACAACCGATTCAATGATGGCAAAGTGGACCCTGCAGGAAGGCTGTTTGCAG GTACAATGGCTGAGGAGATTCGACCTGCAGTGCTAGAGAGACATCAGGGGTCCCTCTACACTCTCTTTCCTGATCACTCTGTAGTGAAGCACTTTGATAAAGTGGACATCTCCAATGGGTTGGATTGGTCGCTGGATCACAGAACATTCTTTTACATCGATAGCCTTTCCTTCTCTGTGGATGCATTTGACTATGACCTACAAACCGGAAAACTTT CCAACCGCaggaatatgtacaagatggaaaaggaagacaGCATCCCTGATGGGATGTGTATTGATACAGAAGGGAAGCTTTGGGTGGCTTGTTATGATGGAGGAAGAGTGATCCGTATAGATCCAGAGACAG GAAAACGAATCCAGACTGTGAAGCTCCCCGTTGATAAAACTACTTCTTGCAGTTTTGGAGGAAATGATTATTCAGAATTATATGTCACCTCAGCTTGCGGAGGAATGGATGAGGCTTCATTATCACGGCAGCCTCAGGCTGGCAGCATATTCAAG ATAACTGGACTTGGTGTAAAAGGAATCCCACCATATGCATATGCAGGTTAA
- the JADE3 gene encoding protein Jade-3 isoform X3 has translation MKRHRHLSSSDSSDNESPSTSFSFCSKYRSKSKTPANEQKKPAEVFRKDLISAMKLPDSHHINPDEYYLFTDTWKQEWEKGVQVPASPDTIPQPSLRVVAEKVKQVLYTRPRKYIRCSSQESSEPGYINILELAESMCRYDLDDMDIFWLQEVNEELAEMGCGQLDENTMEKMVEVLERHCHENMNHAIETEEGLGIEYDEDVICDVCRSPDSEEGNDMVFCDKCNICVHQACYGILKVPEGSWLCRTCVLGIHPQCLLCPKRGGAMKATRTGTKWAHVSCALWIPEVSIACPERMEPITKVSHIPPSRWALVCSLCKLKTGACIQCSVKSCITAFHVTCAFEHSLEMKTILDDGDEVKFKSYCLKHSKNKQGLVPETDVNPKNTIDQKQTESEKTSLRAQKLRELEEEFYSLVRIDDVAAELGLPKLTVDLIYNYWKLKRKSNLNKPLFPPKEDEENGLIQPKEDSIHTRMRMFMHLRQDLERVRNLCYMVSRREKLKLSHSKAHEQVFNLQVQLINQEIAAGHSLTTALENTLFYPPPRITLKLKMPKSTLGDSKNNLKSGNKLLSPDNNATFCSRKGVALSKETFSSNVKSYSKFQHENRSNGLLGGIVKSRNETKDSRPAHSIDLHRGQSSGKPLALQAALHGQSAIGNGKIQQNSKQVKSNGLMSRVGDVIQRDSSSQTTYEQQSVHLSSQSSFKKSTIEHFSRSFKEATNSLVRTTEDLRCCEKPSRRFSLRERSWGKQTLEYQMGSAPYQDNDGYCPDLELSDSEAEGDGNKGQIRLRKSGSEQASPSKDFSRDCHNRNKRNLISHSSIQS, from the exons GTGTTTCGAAAGGATCTTATTAGTGCCATGAAGCTGCCAGATTCTCATCATATTAACCCAGACGAATATTACCTTTTTACGGATACATGGAAACAAGAATGGGAAAAAGGTGTGCAAGTCCCAGCCAGTCCAGACACTATTCCTCAACCCTCTCTCAG AGTTGTAGCGGAAAAAGTAAAGCAAGTCCTATATACACGGCCTAGAAAGTACATTCGTTGTTCCAGCCAAGAATCCTCCGAACCTGGCTATATCAACATTCTAGAACTGGCAGAATCAATGTGTCGTTATGACTTGGATGACATGGACATCTTTTGGCTCCAGGAAGTAAATGAGGAGCTTGCTGAAATGG GATGTGGGCAGCTTGATGAAAACACAATGGAGAAAATGGTAGAAGTTCTTGAGCGTCATTGTCATGAGAATATGAACCATGCCATTGAGACAGAGGAAGGGTTGGGTATAGAATATGATGAAGACGTCATCTGTGATGTATGTCGATCCCCTGACAGTGAAGAAGGGAATGATATGGTTTTCTGTGACAAATGTAATATCTGTGTGCATCAG GCATGCTATGGCATCCTAAAAGTTCCTGAAGGGAGCTGGTTGTGCCGTACTTGCGTTCTAGGTATACATCCTCAGTGTCTCTTATGTCCGAAGAGAGGTGGAGCCATGAAAGCGACAAGAACGGGAACCAAGTGGGCGCATGTTAGCTGTGCTCTCTGGATCCCAGAG GTAAGCATTGCTTGCCCAGAAAGGATGGAACCAATTACAAAAGTGTCCCACATTCCACCAAGTAGGTGGGCTTTAGTTTGCAGTTTATGCAAACTGAAAACTGGTGCTTGTATTCAG TGCTCTGTGAAGAGCTGCATTACTGCCTTTCATGTCACATGTGCCTTTGAGCATAGCCTAGAGATGAAAACAATCCTGGATGATGGTGATGAAGTCAAATTCAAGTCATATTGTCTCAAACATAGTAAAAATAAGCAGGGCCTTGTGCCTGAGACAGATGTCAACCCCAAGAACACTATAGACCAAAAGCAGACAGAGAGCGAGAAGACCAGTTTGCGTGCTCAGAAGCTCCGGGAACTGGAGGAGGAGTTCTATTCTCTTGTGAGAATAGATGACGTTGCAGCAGAGCTTGGCCTCCCCAAACTCACTGTGGACTTGATCTATAATTACTGGAAACTAAAGCGGAAAAGTAACTTGAATAAACCCTTATTTCCTcccaaggaggatgaagaaaatgGCTTGATTCAGCCAAAAGAAGATAGCATTCATACTCGAATGAGGATGTTCATGCACCTGAGGCAAGATCTAGAGAGG gtaAGGAATCTTTGCTACATGGTGAGCAGAAGAGAGAAGTTAAAACTTTCTCACAGCAAAGCACATGAGCAAGTTTTCAATTTGCAAGTCCAGCTTATTAATCAGGAAATCGCTGCAG GCCATTCTCTGACAACTGCACTAGAGAACACACTGTTTTATCCACCTCCTAGAATTACCTTGAAGCTAAAGATGCCAAAATCAACATTGGGGGATTCCAAAAATAACTTGAAATCTGGTAACAAACTGCTTTCCCCTGACAACAATGCCACCTTTTGTAGCAGAAAAGGTGTTGCACTATCCAAGGAGACTTTTTCTTCAAATGTGAAATCCTACTCAAAGTTTCAGCATGAAAATAGAAGTAATGGCTTACTGGGAGGGATTGTGAAGTCCAGGAATGAAACAAAGGATTCTAGACCTGCACATTCAATAGACCTCCATCGTGGGCAATCGTCTGGCAAACCCTTAGCACTTCAAGCTGCACTGCATGGACAATCTGCCATTGGGAATGGAAAGATCCAGCAGAACTCCAAACAAGTAAAGTCTAATGGCTTAATGAGTCGAGTTGGAGATGTCATTCAGCGAGATAGCTCTAGTCAAACAACGTATGAGCAACAATCAGTCCACTTGTCAAGCCAGAGCAGCTTTAAAAAATCCACAATAGAACACTTTAGCAGGTCCTTCAAAGAAGCCACCAACAGTTTAGTGAGGACCACAGAAGATCTCAGGTGTTGTGAGAAGCCCTCAAGGAGATTTTCATTGAGAGAACGTTCATGGGGCAAACAGACTCTGGAATACCAGATGGGGAGTGCTCCCTACCAGGACAATGATGGGTATTGCCCTGACTTAGAACTCAGTGACTCTGAAGCTGAGGGTGATGGGAATAAAGGACAGATCAGACTGAGAAAAAGCGGCTCAGAGCAAGCGAGCCCAAGTAAAGACTTCAGTAGAGACTGTCAcaatagaaataaaagaaatttaaTTTCTCACAGTTCAATACAAAGCTGA